The Halorussus limi genome includes a region encoding these proteins:
- a CDS encoding class I SAM-dependent methyltransferase — protein MEPDELEPEDGRRYWADRSEEFSPSYYADIGQNEVSETLAAVLDHYVSRDAAILEVGCSSGRHLANLLDEGYENLTGIDINDDSFDVMADHYPRLAETGTFHAGAIEELVPEFPDDAFDVVYSVETLQHVPPENAGVFEELARVSADLLITAENEGNSPERGREGAEVSCVHGDFPLYHRNWKREFSELNVAQLLCEPGKRDTVRVFRVL, from the coding sequence ATGGAACCGGACGAACTGGAACCCGAGGACGGACGCCGGTACTGGGCCGACCGGTCGGAGGAGTTCTCGCCGTCGTACTACGCCGACATCGGGCAGAACGAAGTGAGCGAGACCCTCGCCGCGGTCCTCGACCACTACGTGTCGAGGGACGCCGCGATTCTCGAAGTCGGCTGTAGCTCCGGGCGGCACCTCGCGAACCTGCTGGACGAGGGGTACGAGAACCTCACCGGCATCGACATCAACGACGACTCGTTCGACGTGATGGCCGACCACTACCCCCGACTTGCCGAGACGGGGACGTTCCACGCCGGCGCAATCGAGGAGTTGGTCCCGGAGTTCCCCGACGACGCGTTCGACGTGGTCTACTCGGTCGAGACCCTTCAGCACGTCCCTCCGGAGAACGCCGGGGTGTTCGAGGAGTTGGCCCGCGTCAGCGCCGACCTGCTGATAACCGCCGAGAACGAGGGCAACAGCCCCGAGCGCGGACGCGAGGGCGCTGAAGTGAGTTGCGTCCACGGCGACTTCCCGCTCTACCACCGCAACTGGAAGCGGGAGTTCTCGGAGTTGAACGTCGCCCAACTCCTCTGCGAACCCGGCAAGCGCGACACGGTTCGAGTCTTTCGCGTCCTCTGA
- a CDS encoding molybdopterin-dependent oxidoreductase yields the protein MSNDDSPDTTSDDGSPGPTEYSPTEATPGVPDVEDPRSDTPLTEDFRTGTANDPEVGVEGDGMTTVTVDGEPVAVPPGSTLVEAIETVDTEDDVPALCYYDRDTEQADQIGPRGTCRTCMVETDEHGVVPACSFPAEDGLDVRTDATDAAEARDVNLDLVLANHNLRCTTCGQNGRCELQDTSIEHGVNEPRYGVFDERDEYAPIDDTSVIQIDRNKCILCNRCVEACNDVQNAGVLRMSGKGDEIHVDFQKPEAETMAESTCISCGHCVTVCPTGSLVEDGLTDATTIPLPGFTQKNSIGAVQESAPVETADTSDEPNRDVPDTDRGSDSARTDGDERSGVARFMEKAKRQATEASGRAADGALERVEHAAESVAEKSLTVGQLFDAAEVVSTGRKRDITVADTTCTYCGVGCRFDLYGKDGEVLGVRPADPDQTPANDFSTCVKGKFGYDFVDSDERLTTPLVKEDGEFREASWDEALDVVAERLTEIRDEHGSESLAVTSSSKATNEENFLAQKFARQVLGTPHVDNCTRLCHSSTVAALKETVGYGAMTNRINEDIGETDCYLVTGSNTTESHPVLATRIVQNVRDGADLFVFDPRETTMAEHADQYTRTKPGADIAWLNGMMRHIIEEDRYDAEFVEERTKHFDELKETVEPYTPEVVEEVTDVSPAELRNAAETIADADTCVYGWAMGLTQHSHGTRNALAVANLALLCGHLGKPRSGLSPFRGQNNVQGGGGDMGPIPNTLPGYQSVEDDEVLDKFEEAWGVRPPDEVGLRITEMFSAIPGVEKTVSGGDADDAYGGDDSGGGDSETSDSGSDDSGGGEQERGTDDPSADEGYTPDNTDLHGMYIVGENPAVSEPDLEHAGEALAALDFLVVQELFMTETAKHADVVLPAASMAEKYGTVTNTERRVQLVRPAVESPGEARTDAAILQDLAGRLGFEWEYGSPADVMDEINDLTPIYGGVTYDRLEEKENGLQWPCWDEDHPGTPYLYDEEFNFDDGLARFVPSELPDERLPAGTEAYPFTLTTGRVLYHWHTGSMTRRVRTSMQHVPESFVTVHPEAAERLGVADGEYVRVESEQGDIVVRANVEETSGPDVLFIPMHFVHGAVNRLTKEEFDPTSKIPQYKVTNVRVRPLGGDPDEEPTSPDELAAGESDTLAGDD from the coding sequence ATGAGCAACGACGATAGCCCCGACACGACGAGCGACGACGGCAGTCCCGGCCCGACAGAGTACAGTCCGACCGAGGCGACGCCCGGCGTCCCCGACGTCGAGGACCCCCGGTCGGACACGCCGCTGACCGAGGACTTCCGCACGGGGACGGCGAACGACCCCGAGGTCGGCGTCGAGGGAGACGGGATGACGACGGTGACCGTCGACGGCGAACCCGTCGCCGTCCCGCCGGGGTCGACGCTCGTCGAGGCCATCGAGACGGTCGACACCGAGGACGACGTTCCCGCGCTGTGTTACTACGACCGGGACACCGAGCAGGCCGACCAAATCGGGCCGCGGGGGACGTGTCGAACCTGCATGGTCGAGACCGACGAACACGGCGTGGTCCCGGCCTGTAGTTTCCCGGCCGAGGACGGACTCGACGTGCGAACCGACGCGACGGACGCGGCGGAGGCGCGGGACGTGAACCTCGACCTCGTCCTCGCGAACCACAACCTGCGGTGTACGACCTGCGGCCAGAACGGCCGGTGCGAACTTCAGGACACGTCCATCGAACACGGCGTCAACGAACCGCGGTACGGGGTGTTCGACGAGCGAGACGAGTACGCGCCGATAGACGACACGTCGGTCATCCAGATAGACCGCAACAAGTGCATCCTCTGCAATCGGTGCGTCGAGGCGTGCAACGACGTGCAGAACGCCGGCGTCCTCCGCATGTCGGGGAAGGGCGACGAGATTCACGTCGACTTCCAGAAACCCGAGGCCGAGACGATGGCGGAGTCGACCTGTATCTCGTGCGGGCACTGCGTCACCGTCTGCCCGACGGGGTCGCTGGTCGAGGACGGTCTCACCGACGCGACGACCATCCCGCTCCCCGGGTTCACCCAGAAGAACTCCATCGGGGCGGTGCAGGAGAGCGCTCCCGTCGAGACGGCCGACACGTCCGACGAACCGAATCGCGACGTTCCCGACACCGACCGCGGGAGCGACTCTGCGCGGACGGACGGCGACGAGCGGTCGGGCGTCGCGCGGTTCATGGAGAAGGCCAAGCGGCAGGCCACGGAGGCGTCCGGGCGGGCGGCGGACGGCGCGCTCGAACGCGTCGAACACGCCGCCGAGAGCGTCGCCGAGAAGTCGCTGACCGTCGGCCAACTGTTCGACGCCGCGGAGGTCGTCAGCACCGGGCGAAAGCGCGACATCACCGTGGCGGACACGACCTGCACCTACTGCGGGGTCGGATGCCGGTTCGACCTCTACGGGAAGGACGGGGAGGTCCTCGGCGTCCGACCGGCCGACCCCGACCAGACGCCCGCGAACGACTTCTCGACCTGCGTGAAGGGGAAGTTCGGCTACGATTTCGTGGACTCAGACGAGCGACTCACGACGCCCCTCGTGAAGGAGGACGGGGAGTTCCGCGAGGCGTCGTGGGACGAGGCGCTCGACGTGGTCGCCGAGCGACTGACCGAGATTCGCGACGAACACGGGTCGGAGTCGCTGGCGGTCACGTCCTCCTCGAAGGCGACCAACGAGGAGAACTTCCTCGCCCAGAAGTTCGCCCGGCAGGTGCTGGGAACGCCCCACGTCGACAACTGCACGCGGCTCTGTCACTCCTCTACCGTCGCCGCGCTGAAGGAGACGGTGGGGTACGGCGCGATGACCAACCGCATCAACGAGGACATCGGCGAGACCGACTGCTATCTCGTCACCGGGTCGAACACGACCGAGAGCCACCCGGTGCTGGCGACCCGAATCGTCCAGAACGTTCGAGACGGCGCGGACCTGTTCGTGTTCGACCCGCGGGAGACGACGATGGCCGAACACGCCGACCAGTACACTCGGACGAAGCCGGGCGCGGACATCGCGTGGCTCAACGGGATGATGCGCCACATCATCGAGGAGGACCGCTACGACGCGGAGTTCGTCGAGGAGCGCACCAAACACTTCGACGAGTTGAAGGAGACCGTCGAACCGTACACGCCGGAGGTGGTCGAGGAGGTGACGGACGTGTCGCCCGCCGAACTACGGAACGCGGCCGAGACCATCGCGGACGCCGACACCTGCGTCTACGGGTGGGCGATGGGGCTGACCCAGCACTCTCACGGGACGCGGAACGCGCTCGCCGTCGCCAATCTGGCGCTGCTCTGTGGCCACCTCGGCAAGCCTCGCTCCGGACTCTCCCCGTTCCGAGGCCAGAACAACGTGCAGGGCGGCGGCGGTGACATGGGACCGATTCCCAACACCCTCCCCGGCTACCAGTCGGTCGAGGACGACGAAGTCCTCGACAAGTTCGAGGAGGCGTGGGGCGTCCGCCCGCCGGACGAGGTCGGACTCCGCATCACCGAGATGTTCAGCGCCATCCCGGGCGTCGAGAAGACCGTCTCCGGCGGCGACGCCGACGACGCGTACGGCGGAGACGACTCAGGCGGGGGAGATTCGGAAACCAGCGATTCGGGCAGCGACGACTCCGGCGGAGGAGAACAGGAACGTGGCACCGACGACCCGAGCGCCGACGAGGGCTACACGCCCGACAACACCGACCTGCACGGGATGTACATCGTCGGCGAGAACCCCGCGGTGTCGGAACCGGACCTCGAACACGCCGGCGAAGCGCTGGCGGCGCTCGACTTCCTCGTCGTGCAGGAACTGTTCATGACCGAAACGGCCAAGCACGCGGACGTGGTGTTGCCCGCCGCGTCCATGGCCGAGAAGTACGGCACGGTCACGAACACCGAGCGGCGGGTCCAACTCGTCCGCCCGGCAGTCGAGTCGCCGGGCGAGGCGCGGACGGACGCCGCCATCCTGCAGGACCTCGCCGGGCGACTCGGGTTCGAGTGGGAGTACGGGAGTCCCGCCGACGTGATGGACGAGATAAACGACCTGACGCCCATCTACGGCGGCGTCACGTACGACCGTCTGGAGGAGAAAGAGAACGGCCTCCAGTGGCCGTGCTGGGACGAGGACCACCCCGGCACGCCGTACCTCTACGACGAGGAGTTCAACTTCGACGACGGACTGGCGCGGTTCGTCCCGTCGGAGTTGCCCGACGAGCGACTGCCCGCCGGGACCGAGGCGTACCCGTTCACACTGACCACCGGACGCGTCCTCTATCACTGGCACACGGGATCGATGACCCGGCGAGTGCGAACGTCGATGCAACACGTGCCCGAGAGCTTCGTCACCGTCCACCCGGAGGCGGCCGAGCGACTCGGCGTCGCCGACGGCGAGTACGTCCGCGTCGAGTCCGAGCAGGGCGACATCGTCGTGCGGGCGAACGTCGAGGAGACGTCGGGTCCCGACGTGTTGTTCATCCCGATGCACTTCGTCCACGGCGCGGTCAACAGACTGACCAAGGAGGAGTTCGACCCGACGAGCAAGATTCCCCAGTACAAGGTGACGAACGTCCGCGTCCGGCCGCTCGGGGGCGACCCCGACGAGGAACCGACGTCGCCGGACGAGTTAGCCGCCGGCGAGTCGGACACGCTGGCGGGCGACGACTGA